One Thermodesulfobacteriota bacterium DNA window includes the following coding sequences:
- the purB gene encoding adenylosuccinate lyase — protein sequence MIPRYSRPEMSSVWTEEAKYANWLRVEIAVCEAWARYGKIPKKAVVAIKKRAGFDVARINELEKELKHDVISFLTSVSEHVGKDSRYIHLGLTSSDVLDTALALQLRDAALIIIKDLEAVIKILKKQAHRYKMTPLIGRTHGVHAEPKTLGLVFALWYDEMKRNLERMKRAKDVISVGKISGAVGTFANVPPEIEEDACRRLRLKPAPISTQIIQRDIHAEYFLTLSIIASTIEKIALEIRHFQRTEVLELEEPFTEGQKGSSAMPHKRNPVLSENLCGLARLVRSYSVSALENIPLWHERDISHSSVERVIGPDSTILLDFMLARLSFLLEGLQVYPENMEKNIWLTRGLIFSQKVLLKLVGKGISREEAYKLVQRNAMKTWKEKADFRELLLGDREVTGLLTKEEITECFDVTADLRNVDRIFERVFS from the coding sequence TTGATTCCGAGATATTCAAGACCCGAGATGTCCTCCGTATGGACCGAAGAGGCCAAGTACGCTAACTGGCTCCGGGTGGAGATAGCGGTATGCGAGGCGTGGGCCAGATACGGGAAGATACCGAAAAAGGCCGTAGTGGCGATAAAAAAGAGGGCAGGCTTCGACGTCGCGAGGATAAACGAGCTCGAAAAAGAGCTCAAGCACGACGTTATTTCGTTCCTGACGTCGGTATCCGAGCACGTGGGTAAGGATTCGAGGTATATACATCTCGGCCTGACGTCGTCGGACGTCCTCGACACCGCTCTAGCGCTTCAGCTGAGGGACGCGGCCCTGATAATCATAAAGGACCTTGAAGCTGTGATTAAAATACTGAAAAAACAGGCGCATAGATATAAAATGACGCCCTTGATCGGGAGGACGCACGGCGTACATGCCGAGCCCAAGACGCTCGGGCTCGTTTTCGCGCTCTGGTACGACGAAATGAAACGGAACCTCGAGCGGATGAAACGGGCGAAGGACGTCATCAGCGTCGGCAAGATATCGGGGGCGGTGGGTACTTTCGCGAACGTCCCGCCTGAGATCGAGGAAGACGCCTGCAGACGCCTCCGTCTTAAGCCTGCCCCGATATCGACACAGATAATACAGCGTGATATACACGCCGAATATTTCCTCACTCTTTCCATAATAGCGTCGACTATCGAAAAAATTGCCCTCGAAATAAGGCATTTTCAGAGGACGGAGGTGCTCGAGCTCGAAGAGCCGTTTACGGAAGGGCAGAAGGGCTCGTCCGCGATGCCCCATAAAAGGAACCCCGTGCTTTCGGAAAATCTGTGCGGGCTCGCCCGTCTCGTGCGCTCTTACTCCGTTTCGGCGCTCGAAAACATACCGCTCTGGCACGAGCGCGATATCAGTCACTCTTCTGTCGAGCGTGTGATAGGACCTGACAGCACGATCCTGCTTGATTTCATGCTCGCGAGGCTTAGCTTTCTACTGGAAGGGCTTCAGGTCTATCCGGAGAACATGGAAAAGAACATTTGGCTCACGCGCGGCCTGATCTTCTCACAGAAGGTGCTGTTGAAGCTCGTTGGAAAGGGTATATCGAGAGAGGAGGCGTACAAGCTCGTTCAGCGTAACGCAATGAAGACCTGGAAGGAGAAGGCCGATTTCCGCGAGCTCCTGCTCGGCGACCGTGAAGTAACCGGATTGTTAACTAAAGAGGAAATTACGGAATGTTTTGACGTAACCGCGGATCTCAGGAACGTGGACCGGATATTCGAAAGGGTGTTTTCATGA
- a CDS encoding MBL fold metallo-hydrolase, whose translation MRICTLASGSSGNCLYIESGETRILVDAGISLRQIVLKLRKLDVELSDIDAVIVTHEHSDHTAALQNIGVPVHVARATTHLWANKVSSLREFDTDASFMIRDMLITPFSVPHDALDPVGFSIESGQGKKIGVVTDIGSVTALVRERLRGSNALVIEFNHDNDILLYSHYPWDLKQRIRGRLGHLSNNQASELLSDLVHGGLRHVVLAHLSQVNNRPEVAFESASSALRKNGQASGVQISVAPRKTLGEVLSI comes from the coding sequence ATGAGAATCTGTACACTTGCAAGCGGCAGTTCCGGGAACTGTCTTTATATAGAATCCGGGGAGACTAGGATACTGGTCGACGCGGGAATAAGTCTCAGACAGATCGTTCTCAAGCTCAGGAAACTGGACGTGGAACTTTCCGATATCGATGCAGTTATCGTGACTCACGAGCATTCGGACCACACGGCTGCCCTTCAGAATATCGGTGTGCCGGTTCATGTGGCGAGAGCCACTACGCATCTTTGGGCCAATAAGGTGAGCTCTCTCAGGGAATTCGATACCGATGCTTCATTTATGATAAGGGACATGCTTATTACGCCGTTCTCGGTGCCGCACGACGCGCTTGACCCGGTCGGCTTCTCCATAGAGTCCGGCCAGGGGAAGAAAATAGGGGTCGTAACGGACATAGGCTCTGTTACGGCGCTCGTCAGGGAGAGGCTCAGGGGATCGAACGCTCTCGTGATCGAATTCAACCACGATAACGATATACTGCTCTACAGCCACTATCCCTGGGACCTCAAGCAGAGGATCAGGGGGCGTCTGGGACATCTTTCGAATAACCAGGCTTCGGAGCTGCTCTCGGATCTCGTGCACGGCGGGCTCAGGCACGTAGTGCTCGCCCATCTGAGCCAGGTGAACAACAGGCCCGAAGTCGCCTTTGAGTCCGCATCGAGCGCGCTTAGGAAAAACGGGCAGGCGTCGGGGGTGCAAATCTCAGTCGCCCCTAGAAAAACATTGGGAGAGGTGTTGTCGATTTGA
- a CDS encoding cellulose synthase family protein has translation MEYFILTSKIIVTVLYAVTLTLLCIFGLHRYYLTYLYNRNKDKKPVPHSTYKNLPAVTIQLPIYNEMYVVERLISSVCKIDYPRELLEIQVLDDSTDKTVEIASRCVNRFRESGIDIVYIHRTEREGYKAGALREGLKRAKGELLAVFDADFLPPREFLRNTVDFFSDPQVGMVQVRWGHVNLDYSTLTKAQAILLDGHFMIEQTSRYNGGMFFNFNGTAGVLRKECIETSGGWQHDTLTEDLDLSYRAQLAGWKLVYLRDMTADAELPVDMNAFKSQQHRWAKGGVQTALKILPEIFRRKNLPFKIKSEAFFHLFGNISYLLLLVLFLLMFPMGFFWSRIGWDSGIFVNVFAITAGTLSFVLFYIITVREVHGKNWLPYLKYVPLAISIGAGMAVNNSKAVLEALLGKSSEFRRTPKFAVTSRSDNWRSRSYAASKEATAVIEIVFGVLFFLQTVFAIYMGHMGWVPFLLLIQFGFLYTGLLSFFHGTGKKGAAPHINAIIPEPALQREKDF, from the coding sequence GTGGAATATTTTATTTTAACTTCTAAGATAATTGTAACTGTCCTATATGCCGTAACGCTGACGCTTCTCTGCATATTCGGTCTGCACCGGTATTACCTTACCTATTTATACAACAGGAACAAAGATAAGAAGCCCGTACCTCATTCCACGTATAAAAACCTTCCGGCAGTTACAATTCAGCTCCCGATTTATAATGAAATGTACGTGGTCGAGAGGCTGATATCCTCGGTCTGCAAGATCGACTACCCGAGGGAGCTGCTCGAGATTCAGGTGCTCGACGACTCGACCGATAAGACCGTTGAAATCGCGAGCAGGTGTGTAAACCGGTTCAGAGAATCGGGTATCGATATCGTCTATATACACAGGACGGAAAGGGAGGGCTATAAGGCCGGGGCTCTCAGGGAAGGGCTCAAGAGAGCGAAGGGCGAGCTGCTCGCGGTATTCGATGCGGACTTCCTGCCCCCGAGGGAATTCCTCAGGAATACGGTTGATTTCTTCTCAGATCCCCAGGTAGGCATGGTCCAGGTGAGGTGGGGTCACGTTAATCTCGATTACTCGACGCTCACAAAGGCTCAGGCGATACTCCTCGACGGGCATTTTATGATCGAGCAGACGTCGAGGTATAACGGCGGGATGTTCTTTAATTTCAACGGGACGGCGGGAGTGTTGAGAAAAGAATGCATCGAAACCTCGGGCGGGTGGCAGCACGACACGCTGACCGAGGACCTCGACCTGAGCTACAGGGCGCAGCTCGCCGGATGGAAGCTGGTCTACCTCCGGGATATGACCGCGGATGCTGAGCTCCCGGTGGATATGAACGCCTTTAAATCACAGCAGCACAGGTGGGCTAAGGGCGGTGTTCAAACTGCTTTAAAGATACTTCCGGAGATATTCAGGCGGAAGAACCTGCCGTTCAAGATCAAGTCGGAGGCTTTCTTTCACCTCTTCGGCAATATCTCGTATCTCCTACTCCTGGTCCTCTTTCTGCTGATGTTTCCGATGGGTTTTTTCTGGAGCAGGATCGGCTGGGACAGCGGCATATTCGTGAACGTGTTCGCCATCACGGCGGGCACACTCAGCTTCGTGCTTTTCTATATAATCACGGTGAGGGAGGTGCACGGTAAGAACTGGCTCCCGTATCTCAAGTACGTGCCGCTCGCGATATCGATAGGGGCCGGCATGGCTGTGAATAACTCGAAGGCCGTGCTGGAAGCGCTTTTAGGTAAAAGCTCCGAGTTCAGGCGCACGCCGAAGTTCGCTGTAACCTCCAGGAGCGACAACTGGCGGTCGAGGAGCTATGCAGCATCGAAAGAAGCGACCGCGGTAATAGAGATAGTTTTCGGCGTATTATTTTTTCTGCAGACCGTGTTCGCAATATACATGGGGCACATGGGATGGGTCCCGTTCCTCCTCCTCATACAGTTCGGGTTTCTTTACACGGGGCTTCTTTCGTTCTTTCACGGTACGGGCAAAAAGGGCGCGGCTCCGCACATCAATGCGATCATCCCTGAGCCCGCGCTTCAGAGAGAGAAGGATTTTTAA
- a CDS encoding LL-diaminopimelate aminotransferase translates to MDLKWAKRIADLPPYLFAEIDAKKSEMRSKGVDIIDLSVGDPDIPTPRHIVEALKRAAEDPQNHRYPSYEGLLSFRTAVADWYMERFGVELDPGTEVVALIGSKEGIAHTPLAFLDPGDIGLYTDPGYPVYPTSISFAGGVPYAVPLLKENGFLPDLGSIPEDIARKARMMFVNYPNNPTAAVAGGDFYKELVDFAVKYNILICHDAAYTEMAYEGYKPSSFLQFDGAKEVGIEFHSLSKTFNMTGWRIGFAVGNRKAIGGLGKIKTNIDSGAFQAVQIAGIEALKNYRIGLEDRIRIFQERRDIFCRGLDEAGLGYNKPMATFYVWFEVPRGLSSKEFSARLLTETGIVVTPGTGFGKYGEGYARVSTTFNTERIVQAVERLKEAKF, encoded by the coding sequence ATGGATTTGAAGTGGGCGAAGAGAATAGCTGACCTTCCGCCTTACCTGTTCGCGGAAATCGATGCAAAGAAGAGCGAAATGAGGTCCAAGGGTGTGGACATCATAGATTTGAGCGTCGGCGATCCGGATATACCTACCCCGCGGCACATAGTCGAGGCGCTTAAGAGAGCGGCCGAGGACCCGCAAAACCACAGGTACCCATCGTATGAAGGACTTCTCTCGTTCAGGACAGCGGTCGCGGATTGGTATATGGAGCGGTTCGGTGTGGAGCTCGACCCCGGGACCGAGGTCGTGGCGCTTATCGGCTCGAAGGAAGGCATAGCGCATACCCCTCTTGCCTTTCTCGACCCGGGAGACATAGGTTTATATACGGACCCGGGATACCCTGTTTATCCGACTTCGATAAGCTTCGCCGGAGGGGTCCCATATGCGGTCCCGCTCCTTAAGGAGAACGGATTTCTCCCCGATCTCGGCTCTATTCCGGAAGATATTGCACGGAAAGCCAGGATGATGTTCGTGAACTATCCGAACAACCCCACGGCTGCGGTTGCGGGCGGGGACTTTTACAAGGAACTTGTGGATTTTGCCGTCAAATATAATATTCTTATATGTCACGACGCCGCCTATACTGAAATGGCTTACGAGGGTTATAAACCGTCCAGCTTCCTCCAGTTCGACGGCGCAAAGGAGGTCGGGATCGAATTCCATTCCCTGTCCAAGACGTTCAACATGACCGGATGGAGGATCGGTTTTGCAGTTGGAAACAGGAAGGCGATCGGGGGGCTCGGGAAGATCAAGACGAACATAGATTCGGGCGCTTTTCAGGCCGTTCAGATCGCCGGCATAGAAGCCTTGAAGAATTACCGGATCGGCCTCGAGGATAGAATCAGAATATTCCAGGAGAGGAGAGATATTTTTTGCAGGGGTCTCGACGAGGCTGGTCTCGGCTACAATAAGCCCATGGCCACTTTCTACGTATGGTTCGAAGTCCCCCGGGGGTTGTCGTCCAAGGAATTCTCGGCAAGGCTCCTGACCGAGACCGGGATCGTCGTAACCCCGGGAACGGGGTTCGGAAAGTACGGCGAGGGCTATGCGCGTGTTTCTACGACGTTCAATACCGAAAGAATTGTTCAGGCGGTTGAGAGGCTCAAAGAGGCAAAGTTCTGA